One genomic segment of Chitinophaga sancti includes these proteins:
- a CDS encoding IucA/IucC family siderophore biosynthesis protein yields MKQAAHVVSNLQPLLWARANQLHVCKIISEFAHELLLAPILQYEENGWGHYNLVSEDIVYSFRARILSLQHWYIDKDSLKKFRNGEQVPLDSLHFILEFKDQLNISTEQLPSYLEEITSTLYGSTYMMANHTLSAADLVNADYQTIEHAMTSGHPCFVANNGRIGFDALDYKAYAPEADTKIRLIWLAGHKSRAAYAAVDSLPYQLLMEKELGERTLEAFNKVLKEKGVDPADYFFIPVHPWQWYNKLAIVFAPDIANNLLVCLGEGPDDFSAQQSIRTFYNLSHPDKHYTKTAIGVLNMGFVRGLTPYYMDSTPPITEWIKSAIAGDPYIQKSGFTLLCEVATVGYRNFYYEPFGKTSSYNKMLAALWRESPATILKPGERLMTMAGLLHIDFNGNSLLHELIKASGFSTTDWLRKYLQSYLTPLLHCFYEHDLVFMPHGENLILVLENHVPVRAIMKDITEEIGVFSYKEEIPEKGRRICVEVPEELRVLSILTDVFDCFFRFVAQILVEHCDYAEDKFWQLVAATIHAYQEEHPEHAEKFEQYDLFAEEFILSCLNRLQLRNNKQMVDLADPAGSLQLAGMLKNPVAVFKKANVSLLDV; encoded by the coding sequence ATGAAACAAGCCGCACATGTAGTATCCAATTTACAACCCCTGCTATGGGCTCGTGCCAACCAGTTGCACGTATGTAAGATCATTAGTGAGTTTGCCCATGAGCTCTTGCTTGCACCCATTTTGCAATATGAAGAGAACGGATGGGGGCATTATAATCTGGTAAGTGAAGATATCGTTTATAGTTTTCGTGCCAGGATACTAAGCCTGCAGCACTGGTATATAGACAAAGATTCGCTGAAGAAATTCCGGAACGGTGAACAAGTACCTTTAGACAGCCTGCACTTTATACTGGAATTCAAAGACCAGTTGAATATTTCTACAGAACAATTGCCCAGTTATCTGGAGGAGATCACCAGTACTTTATACGGCAGTACTTATATGATGGCCAATCATACACTGAGTGCAGCAGACCTGGTGAATGCAGATTACCAGACTATCGAACACGCCATGACCAGCGGACACCCCTGTTTTGTAGCTAATAATGGCCGCATCGGGTTTGATGCACTGGATTACAAGGCTTATGCGCCGGAAGCAGATACAAAGATCCGGCTGATCTGGTTAGCAGGCCATAAAAGCCGTGCGGCTTATGCTGCGGTAGATAGCCTGCCTTACCAGTTATTGATGGAAAAAGAACTGGGCGAACGCACGCTGGAGGCTTTCAACAAAGTCCTGAAAGAGAAAGGCGTAGACCCGGCTGATTACTTCTTTATTCCCGTACACCCTTGGCAGTGGTACAATAAATTAGCAATTGTGTTTGCACCTGATATCGCTAATAACTTATTGGTTTGCCTGGGTGAAGGACCGGATGATTTCAGTGCACAACAATCCATTCGTACCTTCTATAATCTCAGTCATCCGGATAAGCATTACACCAAGACCGCTATTGGGGTGCTCAATATGGGGTTTGTAAGAGGACTCACGCCGTATTACATGGATAGTACACCTCCCATTACAGAGTGGATTAAGTCAGCCATTGCGGGTGATCCTTATATTCAAAAATCAGGATTTACATTATTATGTGAAGTAGCGACAGTCGGTTACCGGAACTTTTATTATGAGCCATTTGGAAAAACGAGTTCTTATAATAAAATGCTTGCTGCACTGTGGCGTGAAAGCCCGGCCACTATATTGAAACCGGGAGAGAGACTCATGACAATGGCTGGTTTACTACACATCGATTTCAATGGTAACTCCTTATTACATGAGTTGATCAAGGCATCTGGCTTCTCAACAACAGACTGGTTACGAAAGTATTTACAGAGTTATCTCACGCCTTTGTTGCATTGTTTTTATGAGCATGACCTGGTATTTATGCCACATGGAGAGAACCTGATATTGGTATTGGAAAATCATGTCCCTGTCAGGGCGATTATGAAAGACATTACAGAGGAGATAGGGGTATTTAGTTACAAAGAAGAGATCCCTGAAAAGGGTAGAAGGATCTGTGTAGAAGTGCCGGAAGAATTACGTGTATTGAGTATCCTCACAGATGTGTTTGATTGTTTCTTCCGTTTTGTAGCCCAGATACTGGTAGAACATTGTGACTATGCAGAAGACAAATTCTGGCAGCTGGTGGCAGCCACTATTCATGCCTACCAGGAAGAGCATCCGGAACATGCAGAGAAGTTTGAACAGTATGATCTGTTTGCAGAAGAATTCATTTTGTCTTGTCTGAACAGACTGCAATTAAGAAATAATAAGCAAATGGTGGATCTGGCCGATCCGGCGGGTAGTTTGCAGTTGGCCGGTATGCTAAAGAACCCGGTCGCAGTATTCAAAAAAGCAAATGTCTCCCTGCTGGATGTATGA
- a CDS encoding MFS transporter, with the protein MRNFLIIMTLVAVVSDYLLHPFYPHFFKSQFGITDPKAVGFYFSTVCATVMIAFPIWAWISKGKSELRILVYTQLIAGALAASCFFITSYIHFWIVSLSIIVFKGSYLLVYPFILRITKKEEHTNIIGLLAVIIHCGSVLGAVFGGMLIDWLSPAWIFIGMAAGDLIQAGMSFYLLQTAGSDQVPTVENPQKIKTSIWPQGMVLKLGIITMILYFSDFIIRPFFVRYWESLTNSNSKILSGTVYAIPAVVAMVGLYVNKKRHRQRNVYQGIISALLFGLAGLLLQGYPLAGAVFIGRCIYGWAFFQAAVRFDALLFHVSDPVAYAIEYSKIHFFQNMGVLIASTMAGVLVDQFSLRMPFMVALSGFAVVTALYYYVIRTQTSQTSKLIV; encoded by the coding sequence GTGAGGAATTTCTTGATCATCATGACGCTGGTAGCGGTGGTGAGTGACTATTTATTGCATCCTTTTTACCCTCATTTCTTCAAATCCCAGTTTGGGATCACGGATCCGAAAGCCGTGGGTTTTTATTTCAGTACGGTATGTGCGACAGTGATGATCGCCTTCCCGATTTGGGCATGGATTTCAAAAGGTAAGTCGGAACTGCGTATTCTCGTATATACACAGCTGATAGCCGGTGCATTGGCCGCCAGTTGTTTCTTTATCACGAGCTATATACACTTCTGGATCGTTTCCTTATCGATTATCGTCTTTAAAGGGAGCTACCTGTTGGTGTATCCTTTTATCCTGCGCATTACAAAGAAAGAAGAACATACCAATATCATCGGGTTGCTTGCTGTGATCATTCATTGTGGCAGTGTACTCGGTGCTGTGTTTGGAGGTATGCTGATCGACTGGCTGTCTCCGGCATGGATCTTTATAGGCATGGCTGCAGGCGATCTTATACAGGCTGGTATGAGTTTTTATTTGTTGCAAACCGCTGGCTCTGATCAAGTGCCTACTGTGGAAAATCCACAAAAGATTAAAACCAGTATCTGGCCACAGGGCATGGTATTGAAACTCGGCATTATTACAATGATCCTTTATTTCAGTGATTTCATCATCCGGCCATTTTTTGTGCGGTACTGGGAGAGCCTTACGAATAGTAATAGCAAAATTTTGTCCGGCACTGTATATGCCATTCCTGCCGTGGTGGCTATGGTTGGCCTATATGTAAATAAGAAACGGCATAGGCAGCGCAATGTATACCAGGGTATTATCTCTGCATTGCTGTTTGGACTGGCAGGTTTGTTATTACAGGGGTATCCGTTGGCCGGCGCTGTATTTATTGGTCGTTGTATTTATGGTTGGGCTTTCTTTCAGGCGGCAGTCCGCTTCGATGCTTTGCTCTTTCATGTGAGCGATCCGGTAGCATATGCCATTGAATATAGTAAGATCCATTTCTTTCAGAATATGGGCGTGTTGATAGCCAGCACAATGGCTGGGGTGCTGGTAGATCAGTTTAGTCTGCGCATGCCCTTTATGGTAGCCCTTTCGGGTTTCGCCGTTGTAACCGCCCTTTATTATTATGTAATCAGAACACAGACTTCCCAAACGTCAAAATTGATAGTATGA
- a CDS encoding lysine N(6)-hydroxylase/L-ornithine N(5)-oxygenase family protein, with the protein MNTEKVYDFAAIGAGPFNISLAAMTQPIKTLNGIFLDQREGFNWHPGMLLQDTTLQVPFMADLVTMADPTSPFSFLNYLKEEGRIYSFYIRENFKILRHEYNRYCQWAVKKLDNLHWNTRVDDIVWDDNRTHYTLTCNNRVIHAKRLVLGTGTVPYVPAMCREHMKNAIHSSSYLENKDNLQSKRSITIVGSGQSAAEIYYDLLGDIDTYGYQLHWITRSPRFFPLEYSKLTLEMTSPEYVDYFHALPMEKRDQLSRNQRHLYKGINNDLIGNIFDLLYTKRLQHDITVSLRTNSALKKVAYDDGFTLDFFQEEVEKHYRHHTEGLILCTGYHYSMPAFLNNIKDRIAFDEKGRFDVSRNYSIGQNIYVQNAELHTHGLSTPDLGMGCYRNAILIREMTGTDYYAIEKRIAFQQFMVTDEEQILQNIPELI; encoded by the coding sequence ATGAATACTGAAAAGGTTTACGACTTCGCGGCTATTGGTGCAGGTCCCTTCAATATCAGCCTCGCTGCCATGACACAACCCATTAAAACACTCAATGGTATTTTTCTGGATCAGCGCGAAGGTTTCAACTGGCACCCTGGTATGCTGCTCCAGGACACCACTTTACAAGTTCCTTTCATGGCGGATCTCGTCACCATGGCAGATCCTACCAGTCCGTTCAGTTTTCTGAACTACCTGAAAGAAGAAGGACGTATCTATTCTTTTTACATCAGGGAAAATTTTAAAATACTGCGCCATGAGTATAACAGGTACTGCCAGTGGGCGGTAAAAAAGTTAGATAATCTGCATTGGAACACACGGGTAGATGATATCGTATGGGATGATAACAGAACGCACTATACGCTTACCTGCAATAACAGAGTTATTCATGCAAAAAGATTGGTATTGGGAACCGGCACTGTTCCTTATGTACCAGCTATGTGCAGGGAACATATGAAAAATGCCATCCATTCATCTTCCTATCTTGAAAATAAAGATAACTTACAAAGTAAGCGTAGTATTACCATTGTAGGTAGTGGACAGAGTGCTGCGGAGATCTATTATGATCTGCTGGGAGATATAGACACCTACGGATACCAATTGCATTGGATCACCCGTTCTCCCCGGTTCTTTCCGCTTGAATACAGTAAGCTTACACTGGAAATGACCTCTCCTGAATACGTAGATTATTTTCATGCATTGCCGATGGAAAAGAGAGACCAACTGAGCCGCAACCAACGGCATTTGTACAAAGGGATTAATAACGACCTCATTGGCAATATCTTCGATCTGCTGTATACAAAAAGACTCCAACACGATATTACCGTATCGCTGCGTACAAATTCCGCATTGAAGAAGGTCGCTTATGACGATGGCTTCACGCTGGACTTTTTTCAGGAAGAAGTGGAAAAGCATTACAGGCATCATACAGAAGGCCTGATCCTATGCACTGGTTATCACTACAGCATGCCGGCTTTTTTAAATAATATCAAAGACAGGATTGCCTTTGATGAGAAAGGCCGGTTCGATGTAAGCCGTAACTACAGTATTGGGCAAAACATCTATGTACAAAACGCGGAGTTACACACCCATGGATTATCTACACCAGATCTGGGGATGGGCTGTTATCGCAATGCCATCCTGATCCGCGAGATGACCGGTACCGACTACTATGCGATAGAGAAGCGAATTGCCTTCCAGCAATTTATGGTGACCGATGAAGAACAAATCTTACAAAACATACCCGAACTGATATAA
- a CDS encoding response regulator transcription factor, with protein MNKTDTIRILLADAQPVYREGVRSLLVSQENPYVIQEAGNTDEFKQVLKTYYPDILILDYNPAFFSPDVVSAVPTLIPSCKVIIISSQQTKAHILRSLELNVYCYLTKECEKQELQEAITGALQGRKKYAPFIVDLLLDDRRNTSYSTTILTGKETAIIQQIASGKANKEIAAALNLSPHTVHTHRKNIMKKLNVHSAVGLASFAIENGLVT; from the coding sequence ATGAACAAGACAGACACAATCCGTATCCTATTGGCGGATGCACAGCCTGTGTATAGAGAAGGAGTCAGAAGTCTGCTCGTTAGTCAGGAGAACCCTTATGTAATACAGGAAGCGGGGAACACAGATGAGTTCAAACAAGTGTTAAAAACATACTATCCTGATATATTGATCCTCGATTATAACCCGGCATTCTTCAGTCCCGATGTAGTAAGCGCTGTGCCCACCCTGATTCCCTCGTGTAAAGTAATCATTATTTCCAGTCAGCAGACGAAAGCGCACATACTTCGCTCCCTGGAACTGAATGTATACTGCTATCTCACAAAAGAATGTGAAAAGCAGGAATTGCAGGAAGCCATTACCGGCGCTTTGCAGGGGCGAAAAAAATATGCACCGTTTATTGTAGATCTACTGCTGGATGATAGACGTAATACCTCTTATAGTACTACTATCCTGACTGGTAAGGAAACTGCTATCATTCAGCAGATAGCCTCCGGCAAAGCCAACAAAGAGATTGCCGCAGCGTTAAATTTAAGTCCGCACACGGTACATACGCATAGAAAGAACATAATGAAAAAATTGAATGTCCATTCGGCAGTCGGGCTTGCAAGTTTTGCAATAGAGAATGGTCTCGTTACTTAA
- a CDS encoding PepSY-associated TM helix domain-containing protein, producing the protein MTFKQITGKLHLWLGLCSGLVVLILGITGCLYAFIEEIKPVVYHHRMYVTVPPNAVRLPLATLQANAQKAVGADKPLQVAEVVTAPDRTVYFRTVKVNEEKIFYNGYLEYFYKVYVNPYTGAVVKVENTKWEFFNLVINLHVNLFMGPVVGNKIISWSVVIFVVMLISGLILWWPKNKSAMKQRVWFRWKKDTRWKRKNYDLHNIAGFYAMFILLVIALTGLVWSFEWFNKAVQWTANGGKTAAELHAVTSDTLDLRPYSMDRILHTALKQDPAATSLFVTIPKNNKAAVSVYARNARRPYFTSTSTFYDQHSGKLLRRSELSNRNNGEKVISFNYDLHVGSILGLPGKMLAFFASLIAASLPVTGVYIWWGRKNKKTTKNKKQASRKPAVSIPV; encoded by the coding sequence ATGACCTTTAAACAGATCACTGGAAAATTACATTTATGGCTCGGGCTTTGTTCCGGGCTTGTTGTTTTAATACTGGGCATCACCGGTTGTTTGTATGCTTTTATTGAAGAAATAAAACCGGTGGTCTATCATCACCGCATGTATGTAACTGTTCCGCCCAATGCAGTTCGTTTGCCCCTGGCCACTTTACAGGCCAATGCACAAAAGGCTGTCGGTGCAGATAAACCATTGCAGGTAGCGGAGGTGGTGACCGCACCGGATCGTACGGTATATTTCCGTACTGTGAAGGTGAATGAAGAGAAGATTTTTTACAACGGTTACCTTGAATACTTTTACAAGGTATACGTGAATCCCTATACGGGAGCAGTTGTAAAAGTAGAAAATACAAAATGGGAATTCTTTAACCTGGTTATTAACCTTCATGTCAACCTGTTTATGGGGCCTGTGGTAGGTAATAAGATCATTTCGTGGAGTGTGGTGATTTTCGTTGTGATGCTTATCTCAGGACTTATACTCTGGTGGCCGAAGAACAAGAGTGCTATGAAACAACGGGTATGGTTCAGATGGAAAAAGGATACCAGGTGGAAGCGCAAGAACTACGACCTGCACAACATTGCCGGTTTTTACGCCATGTTCATCTTACTGGTGATTGCGCTGACAGGTCTGGTATGGAGTTTTGAATGGTTTAATAAAGCTGTACAATGGACGGCCAATGGTGGCAAAACTGCGGCGGAGCTGCATGCCGTTACCTCTGACACACTTGACCTGCGCCCGTACTCCATGGATAGAATTCTACATACAGCCCTGAAACAGGATCCTGCTGCTACTTCTCTGTTCGTGACCATACCTAAAAATAACAAAGCGGCGGTTTCAGTATATGCCCGGAACGCCCGCAGGCCTTACTTTACCAGCACCAGTACGTTCTATGACCAGCATAGCGGTAAACTGCTGAGAAGAAGTGAATTGAGTAACCGGAACAATGGAGAAAAGGTGATCTCATTTAACTATGATTTGCATGTGGGCAGCATATTAGGTCTGCCCGGAAAAATGCTGGCATTCTTTGCTTCCCTCATTGCTGCTTCTCTGCCTGTGACCGGTGTATATATCTGGTGGGGCAGAAAAAATAAAAAGACGACAAAAAATAAAAAACAGGCATCACGCAAACCTGCAGTCAGCATACCTGTGTAA